The following are encoded together in the Zingiber officinale cultivar Zhangliang chromosome 8A, Zo_v1.1, whole genome shotgun sequence genome:
- the LOC122009784 gene encoding ricin B-like lectin R40G3 isoform X1 has product MVNHFFSRHRQRNPPPPSCDFGPPPASYDYGRPPPPPRTVKIYTKAEPSFSLSIRNGDVILAPDDPLDDYQHWYKDTRFSSEVTDDEGFPSFALVNKVTGQAIKHSIGAKYPVRLIEYNPDYLDESVLWSESNDTGGGFRCIRMVNNSRLNFDAFHGDKDHGGVRDGTTVVLWEWLKGDNQRWKIAPQRAG; this is encoded by the exons ATGGTGAACCACTTCTTCAGCCGCCACCGCCAGCGCAACCCGCCGCCGCCCTCCTGCGACTTCGGCCCTCCGCCGGCCTCCTACGACTACGGCCGCCCCCCGCCGCCGCCCCGCACGGTGAAGATCTACACCAAGGCCGAGCCCAGCTTCTCCCTCTCCATCCGTAACGGCGACGTCATCCTCGCCCCCGACGACCCCCTGGACGACTACCAG CACTGGTACAAAGACACGAGGTTCAGCAGCGAGGTGACCGACGACGAAGGCTTCCCGAGCTTCGCCCTCGTCAACAAAGTCACCGGCCAAGCCATCAAACACTCCATCGGAGCCAAATACCCC GTGAGGCTGATCGAGTACAATCCGGATTACCTGGACGAGTCGGTGCTGTGGTCGGAGAGCAACGACACCGGCGGCGGCTTCCGGTGCATCCGCATGGTGAACAACAGCCGCCTCAACTTCGACGCCTTCCACGGCGACAAGGACCACGGCGGCGTCCGCGACGGCACCACCGTCGTCCTCTGGGAGTGGCTCAAGGGCGACAACCAGCGCTGGAAGATCGCCCCACAGc gTGCAGGTTAA
- the LOC122009784 gene encoding ricin B-like lectin R40G3 isoform X2, whose amino-acid sequence MVNHFFSRHRQRNPPPPSCDFGPPPASYDYGRPPPPPRTVKIYTKAEPSFSLSIRNGDVILAPDDPLDDYQHWYKDTRFSSEVTDDEGFPSFALVNKVTGQAIKHSIGAKYPVRLIEYNPDYLDESVLWSESNDTGGGFRCIRMVNNSRLNFDAFHGDKDHGGVRDGTTVVLWEWLKGDNQRWKIAPQR is encoded by the exons ATGGTGAACCACTTCTTCAGCCGCCACCGCCAGCGCAACCCGCCGCCGCCCTCCTGCGACTTCGGCCCTCCGCCGGCCTCCTACGACTACGGCCGCCCCCCGCCGCCGCCCCGCACGGTGAAGATCTACACCAAGGCCGAGCCCAGCTTCTCCCTCTCCATCCGTAACGGCGACGTCATCCTCGCCCCCGACGACCCCCTGGACGACTACCAG CACTGGTACAAAGACACGAGGTTCAGCAGCGAGGTGACCGACGACGAAGGCTTCCCGAGCTTCGCCCTCGTCAACAAAGTCACCGGCCAAGCCATCAAACACTCCATCGGAGCCAAATACCCC GTGAGGCTGATCGAGTACAATCCGGATTACCTGGACGAGTCGGTGCTGTGGTCGGAGAGCAACGACACCGGCGGCGGCTTCCGGTGCATCCGCATGGTGAACAACAGCCGCCTCAACTTCGACGCCTTCCACGGCGACAAGGACCACGGCGGCGTCCGCGACGGCACCACCGTCGTCCTCTGGGAGTGGCTCAAGGGCGACAACCAGCGCTGGAAGATCGCCCCACAGc GTTAA